A window of the Alkalidesulfovibrio alkalitolerans DSM 16529 genome harbors these coding sequences:
- a CDS encoding YebC/PmpR family DNA-binding transcriptional regulator → MAGHSKWANIRIRKGAQDAKRGKLFTKAAKELMLAARLGGGDPAANNRLRQAISYAKSINLPKDKIETAIKKGTGELQAEQLDEILYEGYAPGGVAVIVETATDNKNRTVAEIRHIFGKRGGNLGESGSVAWMFERKGMFLFPAENFTEEQLMEAALEAGAEDVKDEGEVFEMHCAFEDFGAVQQALDAASLAYSEAKVTMLPKNTVPVDAETGRKVLALLDMLEDNDDVQNVYANFDLPDEVLAEMEG, encoded by the coding sequence GACACAGCAAATGGGCCAACATCAGGATCAGGAAGGGCGCACAGGACGCCAAGCGCGGCAAGCTGTTCACCAAGGCGGCCAAGGAGCTCATGCTCGCGGCCAGGCTCGGCGGCGGCGACCCGGCGGCCAACAACCGCCTGCGCCAGGCCATCAGCTACGCCAAGTCCATCAACCTGCCCAAGGACAAGATCGAGACGGCCATCAAGAAGGGCACGGGCGAACTGCAGGCCGAGCAGCTCGACGAGATCCTCTACGAGGGCTACGCCCCCGGCGGCGTGGCCGTGATCGTGGAGACCGCCACGGACAACAAGAACCGCACGGTGGCGGAAATCCGTCACATCTTCGGCAAGCGCGGCGGCAACCTGGGCGAGTCCGGCTCCGTGGCCTGGATGTTCGAGCGCAAGGGCATGTTCCTCTTCCCGGCGGAGAATTTCACCGAGGAGCAGCTCATGGAAGCCGCGCTCGAAGCCGGAGCCGAGGACGTGAAGGATGAGGGCGAGGTCTTCGAGATGCATTGCGCCTTCGAGGATTTCGGCGCGGTGCAGCAGGCCCTGGACGCGGCTTCCCTGGCCTATTCCGAGGCCAAGGTGACCATGCTGCCCAAGAACACCGTCCCGGTCGACGCCGAGACCGGCCGGAAGGTCCTGGCGTTGCTCGACATGCTTGAGGACAATGACGACGTGCAAAACGTCTACGCCAACTTCGACCTGCCCGACGAAGTGCTGGCGGAGATGGAAGGCTGA
- the ruvC gene encoding crossover junction endodeoxyribonuclease RuvC, which translates to MTAPSDRPNPPLVVLGLDPGSRVTGYGLVRDDGGRLVFVDAGVISLGAADMAARLGRIHTELSALIVRHCPVEAALENVFVSRNTMSAIKLGQARGAAMAACAVAGLPVASYEPTVVKKAVVGVGRADKDQVAFMIARVLGVSGRLPADASDALAVAVCHLNERRMRRLTGCVK; encoded by the coding sequence GTGACCGCGCCCTCGGATCGACCGAACCCGCCCCTGGTGGTGCTCGGGCTCGATCCGGGCTCGCGCGTCACCGGCTACGGGCTGGTCCGCGACGACGGCGGCAGGCTCGTCTTTGTCGACGCCGGAGTCATTTCCCTTGGCGCGGCGGACATGGCCGCGCGCCTTGGCCGCATCCACACGGAACTCAGCGCGCTCATCGTCCGGCATTGCCCGGTGGAAGCGGCCCTGGAGAACGTCTTCGTCAGCCGCAACACCATGTCGGCCATCAAGCTCGGGCAGGCGCGCGGCGCGGCCATGGCCGCCTGCGCCGTGGCCGGGTTGCCCGTGGCCTCCTACGAACCCACGGTGGTCAAGAAGGCCGTGGTCGGGGTGGGCCGTGCGGACAAGGACCAAGTGGCCTTCATGATCGCCCGCGTGCTGGGCGTTTCCGGTCGGCTTCCCGCCGACGCCAGCGATGCCCTGGCCGTGGCCGTGTGCCATCTGAACGAGCGGCGCATGCGCCGCCTGACGGGGTGCGTCAAATGA
- the ruvA gene encoding Holliday junction branch migration protein RuvA — protein sequence MIAYIRGALFEMDERGCTVLTAGGLGYEVHLAHKTLANLPQRGADVAFYLHLVIRDDARELYGFESREEREAFRTLIAISGFGPRKALSVVNQYGPDDLVRIVMEEDVAALTSISGIGKKTAQQMLLELRYKLDKKGVAAHAAKAPEQARGVFRDVLAGLVNLGYSEEDAAPLVREVLEREPDLDVAAALRKALQAIARAKSS from the coding sequence ATGATCGCCTACATTCGCGGCGCGCTTTTCGAGATGGACGAGCGCGGCTGCACCGTGCTCACGGCCGGGGGGCTGGGCTACGAAGTGCATCTGGCGCACAAGACGCTGGCCAATCTGCCGCAACGCGGGGCGGACGTCGCTTTTTACCTGCACCTCGTCATCCGCGACGACGCGCGCGAGCTTTACGGTTTCGAGAGCCGCGAGGAGCGCGAGGCCTTCCGCACCCTGATCGCCATCTCCGGCTTTGGCCCGCGCAAGGCCCTCTCCGTGGTCAACCAGTACGGTCCCGACGATCTCGTGCGCATCGTCATGGAAGAGGACGTGGCGGCCCTGACGAGCATCTCGGGCATCGGCAAGAAGACCGCGCAGCAGATGCTGCTCGAACTGCGCTACAAGCTGGACAAGAAGGGCGTTGCCGCCCACGCGGCCAAGGCCCCGGAGCAGGCGCGAGGGGTCTTTCGAGACGTTCTTGCCGGGCTCGTCAACCTGGGCTACAGCGAAGAGGATGCCGCGCCCCTCGTGCGCGAGGTTTTGGAGCGCGAGCCGGATCTCGACGTTGCGGCCGCGCTGCGCAAGGCCTTGCAGGCCATCGCTCGGGCGAAAAGCTCCTAG
- the ruvB gene encoding Holliday junction branch migration DNA helicase RuvB, with amino-acid sequence MQFDTPPIPQVGPTGCADDAIRPERLSEFIGQNDLRANLSVYLQAARERGRALDHTLFYGNPGLGKTTLCRIMAAEMGVNMVSTSGPVLERTGDLAAILTNLGRHDILFVDEIHRMPASVEEVLYPAMEDFRIDLIIGQGPGARSVKIDLEPFTLVGATTRIGLLTSPLRDRFGVIFRLDFYGHDELALIVERAARITGARVTREGAMAIGRRARGTPRIAGRLLRRVRDFALVQGAEVIDEAVAVAALDRMDVDPHGLDQMDRAILGVLIEQFQGGPVGVKTLAVALSEEVRTIEEIYEPYLIQCGFMKRTPRGRVATAKAYTHLKII; translated from the coding sequence ATGCAATTCGACACGCCTCCCATCCCGCAGGTCGGCCCCACCGGCTGCGCCGACGACGCCATCAGGCCCGAGCGGCTGTCCGAGTTCATCGGCCAGAACGACCTGCGGGCCAATCTTTCCGTCTATCTTCAGGCTGCCCGTGAGCGCGGCCGGGCGCTGGACCACACGCTCTTCTACGGCAACCCGGGCCTGGGCAAGACGACGCTGTGCCGGATCATGGCCGCGGAGATGGGCGTGAACATGGTTTCGACGTCGGGTCCCGTGCTCGAACGCACCGGCGACCTTGCGGCCATCCTGACCAACCTGGGCCGCCACGATATCCTCTTCGTGGACGAGATTCATCGCATGCCGGCGAGTGTGGAAGAGGTCCTCTATCCGGCCATGGAGGATTTCAGGATCGACCTGATCATCGGCCAGGGGCCGGGCGCGCGGTCGGTCAAGATCGACCTCGAACCCTTCACCCTGGTGGGCGCGACCACGCGCATCGGGCTGCTCACGTCGCCGCTGCGCGACCGCTTCGGGGTCATCTTCCGCCTGGATTTCTACGGTCACGACGAATTGGCCTTGATCGTGGAGCGCGCGGCCAGGATCACGGGCGCGCGCGTGACCCGCGAGGGCGCCATGGCCATCGGCAGGCGCGCCCGTGGCACGCCGCGCATCGCGGGCCGACTTCTCCGCCGGGTGCGCGACTTCGCCCTGGTGCAGGGGGCCGAGGTCATCGACGAGGCCGTGGCCGTAGCCGCCCTCGATCGCATGGACGTGGACCCGCACGGCCTGGACCAGATGGACAGGGCCATCCTGGGCGTGCTCATCGAGCAGTTCCAGGGCGGACCCGTGGGTGTAAAGACGCTGGCCGTGGCCCTCTCCGAGGAAGTGCGGACCATCGAGGAGATCTACGAGCCCTACCTGATCCAGTGCGGCTTCATGAAGCGCACTCCGCGCGGTCGCGTGGCCACGGCCAAGGCCTACACCCATCTGAAAATCATCTAG